Proteins from one Corticium candelabrum chromosome 4, ooCorCand1.1, whole genome shotgun sequence genomic window:
- the LOC134178045 gene encoding uncharacterized protein LOC134178045, which yields MKSDGLPHPGYPLLEVSDAAWHSVKVALHGEDAIHADKIVLLFTVSEIQGVPSKFLHIFGSEKPSDDFVCPLVEEHGKKKRSFQQTWLKKYSWLCYSKHCNGGFCAPCLLFATGDNVGLLVSWPLTKFYKATTLLKDHESCQYHRDTLVALAEFTARMKQIRLPVIQEAQTAVAKRVCKNRSILRSIVKIIVFLGNWIREKIVNEISKGKYFAVLLDEAADCSNIEQLSLVMRYVDGQCELKEDFIGFFSCEKGISGEALASLIVDTIRRYGLDTDFLRGQG from the exons ATGAAATCAGATGGTCTTCCTCATCCGGGATATCCTTTGCTAGAGGTATCCGATGCAGCATGGCACTCTGTAAAAGTGGCTCTGCATGGTGAAGACGCAATTCACGCGGACAAAATTGTTCTGCTCTTTACCGTCTCCGAAATACAGGGCGTACCTAGTAAGTTTTTGCACATTTTTGGCAGCGAGAAA CCAAGCGATGATTTTGTATGCCCTTTGGTCGAAGAGCATGGGAAGAAAAAGCGTAGCTTTCAACAAACATGGCTAAAGAAGTATTCATGGCTATGCTATTCGAAGCACTGCAATGGTGGATTCTGTGCCCCGTGTCTGCTGTTTGCAACCGGAGACAATGTAGGACTATTGGTGTCTTGGCCTCTTACTAAGTTCTACAAGGCCACGACGTTGCTCAAAGATCATGAGTCTTGTCAGTATCACAGAGATACTCTGGTAGCTCTGGCTGAATTCACTGCCAGAATGAAGCAGATACGATTGCCAGTTATTCAGGAAGCACAGACGGCTGTTGCTAAGAGAGTGTGTAAGAACAGGTCGATACTGCGCTCAATAGTGAAGATCATAGTCTTCCTTG GCAACTGGATCAGAGAGAAGATTGTGAATGAAATCTCCAAAGGCAAGTATTTTGCCGTACTACTAGATGAAGCAGCTGACTGTTCAAATATCGAGCAGTTGAGCCTGGTCATGAGATACGTTGATGGTCAATGCGAATTGAAAGAAGACTTTATCGGATTTTTTTCTTGTGAAAAGGGCATCTCTGGTGAAGCCTTAGCCTCTTTGATAGTCGACACAATAAGGCGATATGGGTTAGATACTGACTTCCTCAGAGGGCAGGGTTAA
- the LOC134178047 gene encoding BTB/POZ domain-containing protein KCTD9-like, which translates to MRVVVRKAGEPKSVVVVQVPSSIEQLLEVANIRLCIHSTSITNELGGRIEDLEVIRDGDVLYFDAEELPIGIESQLASSSAKRDEASFSGKSLI; encoded by the exons ATGAGAGTTGTCGTAAGAAAGGCTGGAGAGCCAAAAAGCGTCGTC GTAGTACAGGTTCCGAGTTCGATTGAGCAGCTTTTAGAAGTCGCCAACATTCGTCTATGCATACATTCCACAAGCATAACCAACGAGCTCGGGGGACGGATCGAAGATCTCGAAGTTATTCG TGATGGCGATGTACTCTACTTTGACGCTGAAGAGCTGCCCATCGGAATAGAATCTCAACTAGCATCATCTAGCGCTAAACGAGATGAGGCTTCTTTTTCCGGTAAGAGTCTTATCTAA
- the LOC134178046 gene encoding 52 kDa repressor of the inhibitor of the protein kinase-like: protein MAGNLSGVKARIQAEFPKAVYVHCVSHKLNLVIVEACKIPAVRNAMGVITKVADFFKNSLKRQAFLEKKICEQGQDQAPKRTKLLGLCKTRWIQRHDALENFDQLFTTLIVVFEDIKDSSTGWNRETVTDATTLLHCISQFEFVMAFTTMIKVMSTLNGLSVKLQSFSRDISKVYKDVDRTCQGLQHFRDNVSEHSDRWFKYAPEKVREAVGESDYEPCLPRRCGRQRNRANVSAETAEEYFRRTTAIRFLDHFLGQMKERFSDTQKKSVLGLSLVPLAMRTDPFWKRHVEELGAFYQTDLPSPATFDEELVC, encoded by the exons ATGGCCGGAAATCTCAGCGGTGTCAAGGCTAGAATTCAGGCAGAGTTTCCCAAGGCAGTGTATGTACATTGTGTATCCCATAAGCTTAATTTGGTCATTGTAGAAGCTTGTAAAATACCGGCAGTAAGAAATGCCATGGGAGTTATAACCAAAGTAGCTGACTTTTTTAAAAATTCACTAAAGCGGCAGGCCTTCCTGGAGAAGAAAATTTGTGAGCAAGGCCAGGATCAGGCCCCAAAGAGAACGAAACTTCTAGGGCTTTGTAAAACGCGCTGGATTCAGAGACACGATGCTCTAGAGAACTTTGACCAACTATTTACAACTCTCATAGTAGTATTTGAAGACATCAAGGATTCTTCTACAGGATGGAACAGAGAAACCGTCACAGATGCTACTACCCTTCTCCATTGTATAAGTCAGTTCGAGTTCGTGATGGCTTTCACAACTATGATCAAAGTGATGTCTACTCTAAATGGTCTTAGTGTCAAGCTACAGTCGTTCTCTAGAGACATAAGTAAAGTGTATAAAGATGTAGACAGGACTTGCCAAGGGCTGCAGCATTTCAGAGACAACGTGTCGGAACACAGTGACCGATGGTTCAAATATGCGCCTGAAAAAGTTCGTGAAGCTGTAGGGGAGTCGGACTATGAGCCGTGCTTACCCCGACGTTGTGGTAGACAAAGGAATCGCGCAAATGTTTCAGCAGAGACGGCAGAAGAGTACTTTAGAAGGACTACTGCTATTCGGTTTTTGGATCACTTCCTTGGTCAAATGAA GGAACGATTTTCTGACACACAGAAGAAGTCAGTGCTTGGGCTAAGCCTTGTACCTCTCGCTATGCGTACAGACCCCTTCTGGAAAAGACACGTTGAAGAGCTTGGAGCGTTTTACCAGACAGATCTCCCTAGTCCTGCGACTTTTGACGAGGAGCTGGTATGTTAA